The Marinomonas profundi DNA segment GATTCGGCTTTTATATTGATGGTTTTGTAGGTCGTGATTTATCGCGACGAGGGAATTCGTTGTTAACGATGGTGTTTGTGCATCATGATGGTTTTTGTCGGCATTTATCGCGACGAGGGATTTGATGTTAACGATGGTGTTTTTCGGAGCAAGTGCACGACCTACGGCTAAGTCTTGTAGGTCGCGACTTTAGCAACGGCTAATTAAACAACGGCAATAAGCTCAACATCAAACTGTAAAACAGAGAAAGGTTGAATCATTGCGCCAGCGCCTTGAGCACCGTAAGCCAATTCAGCCGGAATCGTCAGACGGTGTTTCGCGCCTTCTTTCATCAACTGCAGACCTTCTGTCCAACCCGCAATAACGCCAGTTAGAGGAAATTCAATCGGCTCGCCACGAGCAATTGAGCTGTCGAAAACCTGTCCGTCAATCAAACGACCTTCGTAATGCACGCGAACCGTTGATTCACGGCTTGGTGTTGCGCCTGTGCCTTCTTCCAGCACTTCAAACTGCAAACCACTTTCTGTGGTTTGAACACCATCTTTTGCTTTGTTGGTCGCTAGGAAGTCTTCGCCAGCTTTCACTGTTTCTTCCGATGCGGCACGACCTTTTTCTTCCATTTTTTGCTGTAGTTCAGCAAAAGCCGCTTCTAATTCTGCGCCTGGAACTCGCATTTCTACGCCGTTTAAGGCATCTTCAATCGCCGCAAAAAGATGCGTTAGAGACAATTCACCAAGATCGCTACCACCTAGTTGATCACCAATTTGACGACCAATGCCGTAGGCGATTTTTGCTTCGTTAGAGTCGAACGACAGTTCTGACATGTTTATACTCTCTTATTCGTTTACTAAAAATTGAACGCGTATCATAACATAGGCAAAAACCATGGGCTTGTTTTTCAAACCTTCCAATCCCTCAAAAGCTAAAAAAACCTCCCTAGCAAAAATATATTTATTCACCCCATAGATTTATTAAATGATATTCATTATCATTTATATCTCGTTATTTATTTGCCTAGGAGTAAGTCATGAAAACCAAAAGCTTTGTTCCGTCTTCCAAGCAACACCCAAACGATAACAAAACCACTGATTACTGGGGCATGCTGTTTGTGGGCTTTATTTTTCTGTCATCTATGAGTTGTTTTTTGTTTGCCAACCACAGCGGCAAACAAACCACTAACAGCTTATCAGACTCAAGGCAGGCAATAAGCGTGATAATCACTGATCCAGATCAGCGCCAAGAAAGTTAAAAAGACTAAGCTATAGGGACATTAAAAGAGGATCTTGCCATGTTACCTAAAATCAACACCATCGTTTATGCTTGCGATCTAGACAGCCAAACACAAGCCGCTATGGAACTTGTTTTGAGTTTAGCCAATTCTCATGATGCAAAAGTGATACTCATGCATGTCATGGAGCCACTAAATATTCAAGCGTCCAATATGATTAATAATTACCTGTCTGAAGAAGTAAGAAGTACAATGCACAAAGACGCGGTCGATGATATCACCGCTCGTATGGACAAAATGCGATCAGAGTTCATGACCAAGAACGCA contains these protein-coding regions:
- a CDS encoding FKBP-type peptidyl-prolyl cis-trans isomerase; translation: MSELSFDSNEAKIAYGIGRQIGDQLGGSDLGELSLTHLFAAIEDALNGVEMRVPGAELEAAFAELQQKMEEKGRAASEETVKAGEDFLATNKAKDGVQTTESGLQFEVLEEGTGATPSRESTVRVHYEGRLIDGQVFDSSIARGEPIEFPLTGVIAGWTEGLQLMKEGAKHRLTIPAELAYGAQGAGAMIQPFSVLQFDVELIAVV
- a CDS encoding universal stress protein — protein: MLPKINTIVYACDLDSQTQAAMELVLSLANSHDAKVILMHVMEPLNIQASNMINNYLSEEVRSTMHKDAVDDITARMDKMRSEFMTKNAEELSALTTPPKTLIVNGVPAECIQRIAKENSADLIVMNSRTHSRLGQMILGSTANKVIHSSAIPVLVVPIK